Genomic segment of Leuconostoc mesenteroides subsp. mesenteroides:
CCTCTGCTAGACTCATCAAGGATTTTCGAATCATATCTTCCAAAACTTCTACCAATGGACAGCCCATGGTTGTTAGCGTCATTTGTATAATCACTAATCCTGTTTTTTCGATAAAATCGACGTGATAAATTAACCCAAGGTTCACAATATCAATTCTTAACTCTGGGTCAACCACTGTTTGCAATGCTTCTAAGACATCAGATTCTATCGTTTGAGACATACGCTTCTCCTATTACAAAAAATACTAGTATACTAGATTAAAAATAATTATCTGGCTTAAATATTATCTGATAGTAAACTTTTTAAATTTTCTTTGAGATTATTTGCTTTAACCCCAGCTAATTCAGAAATAGCTGTTGATGTCGTTGCGAATTTTTCTTCCCTAATCGACTTTTGCAATAAAGTAATAAATTCTGCATTTTCTCTAGCTACATCATGCTTCAAAAGATAATCTGTCACACCATCATCAGATAAGGCTTTATGCGTAATTTCTGTATCCGTTATTTCACTCAATATTGTAGCAATTTCTGGATAACTGATTAAATGTTCACGGGTAAGGTAATAAATCTTATTTTCATGCCCTTCTTCACTCAAAACAGTAGCATTGGCCAATGCTAAATCATCCCGTAGTACATAATTAAATGACATGCTATCCGTTGAAGAAACCAATTCTTTGGTTTTGATTGCAGTCAAAATATTTGGCTTCAACTCATCTAAGTAAATTGCATTTTTTAAAATGGTAAAGGGAATATTTGTAGCTCGAACCATGTGTTCTGTTGCCATATCAACATCTTCTAAGCCAAATAATCTTTCCTGCGTCTCAGCAAGACTTATGAGATAAATATGTCCAACTTTTGCTTGATAGGCAGCTCTGACTACATTATATTGCTGTTGTAATCTGGTCATATTATCAAGTTCAGGTGATGAAATGATCAATAATTTTTCTACATTTTGGAAGGCAGCAGTCATTTGACTCACATCATCGTAACCACCTTTTCGCAATGTAATACCTAACTTTGATAAATAAGTTGCCTTTTCTGGACGTCTAACCAAGGCCGCTATCTCATCGGCAGGAATCTGTTTACTAAATAACAAATGTTGAATCGTCTTTGTACCAAGTTCTCCTGTTGCACCTGTAACCATTATTTTTTTCATAGCAAATACTCCATTATTTGTTATACATACCGACACTAAAATATCTATACAGCTTATCCTACTGATCCCACCATCTCAAATTTCATAAGCCGGTTTAATTCAACCGCATATTCCATTGGTAATTCTTTGGTAAACGGCTCAACAAAGCCCATAATAATCATCTCTGTGGCTTTTTCGGCAGAAATACCGCGTGTCATTAGATAATACAATTGTTCTTCGGATACGCGTGATACTTTAGCTTCATGCTCCATCGACACATTACCATTCAAAATTGTATTGTATGGAATCGTATCAGCGGAAGACTTATCATCCACCAAAATTGTGTCACACTCGACGTGTGCAAATGACCCATCAGATTCGCGGCCAAATTTCACTGTGCCGCGATAATCTGTGGACCCACCATCGTGTGCAATCGACTTTGAAATAATAGACGACGACGTATTCTTAGCTTGATGAATCATTTGCGCGCCAGAATCTAGGTTAACGCCCTCGCCAGCAACAGCAATCGATAACATTGTACCCTTTGCGCCCTCACCTTCTAAATAAACTGATGGATATTTCATTGTCGTTTTTGATCCAAAATTACCATCAATCCATTCCATCGTGGCATTTTCATGCGCCGCTGCACGTTTTGTTTCTAATGAGTACACGTTATTTGACCAGTTTTGAATCGTCGTGTAACGGCAATAACCGTCTTTTTTAACAATCACTTCTACCACAGCAGCATGTAGCGCATCCCCTGAATACATTGGTGCTGAACAGCCCTCAACGTAGTCAACATGCGCCCCTTCATCAACAATAATCAATGTCCGTTCAAACTGACCTTCATTTTCTGTATTGATACGGAAATAAGATTGAATAGGTGTCGTTACATGAACACCCTTAGGCACATAAATAAATGTGCCACCAGACCAGACTGCTGAGTTTAAGGCCGCTAATTTATTATTGGTTGGTTTAACTAATGATCCAAAGTATTCTTGAATAAGCTCCGGATATTCTTGCACTGCAGTGTCTGTGTCGGTAAAAATAATTCCTGTCTTAGCAAATTCTTCTTTCATACGATGATAAACCACTTCAGACTCATACTGAGCAGAAGACCCTGCTAGCCATTTCCTTTCGGCTTCAGGTACACCCAAACGCTCAAACGTTTCCTTTAATTCAGTTGGTACGTCATCCCAATCACGATATTTATCATTTGCTGGCTTATTATAGTAGTAAATATCCTCAAACTGTATCTCGCTTAAATCTGGCCCCCATGTATGCATAGGCATTCTGAGG
This window contains:
- a CDS encoding DUF59 domain-containing protein, which translates into the protein MSQTIESDVLEALQTVVDPELRIDIVNLGLIYHVDFIEKTGLVIIQMTLTTMGCPLVEVLEDMIRKSLMSLAEVKDVDIQLVWEPAWNIEKMSRYARISLGLY
- a CDS encoding NAD(P)H-binding protein; the encoded protein is MKKIMVTGATGELGTKTIQHLLFSKQIPADEIAALVRRPEKATYLSKLGITLRKGGYDDVSQMTAAFQNVEKLLIISSPELDNMTRLQQQYNVVRAAYQAKVGHIYLISLAETQERLFGLEDVDMATEHMVRATNIPFTILKNAIYLDELKPNILTAIKTKELVSSTDSMSFNYVLRDDLALANATVLSEEGHENKIYYLTREHLISYPEIATILSEITDTEITHKALSDDGVTDYLLKHDVARENAEFITLLQKSIREEKFATTSTAISELAGVKANNLKENLKSLLSDNI
- the sufB gene encoding Fe-S cluster assembly protein SufB, encoding MEIDRQEAINQTKAAISNDKASELGFQDNYQAVFSTGKGLNEDIIRQISAKKNEPQWMLEYRLQAYQTYLRMPMHTWGPDLSEIQFEDIYYYNKPANDKYRDWDDVPTELKETFERLGVPEAERKWLAGSSAQYESEVVYHRMKEEFAKTGIIFTDTDTAVQEYPELIQEYFGSLVKPTNNKLAALNSAVWSGGTFIYVPKGVHVTTPIQSYFRINTENEGQFERTLIIVDEGAHVDYVEGCSAPMYSGDALHAAVVEVIVKKDGYCRYTTIQNWSNNVYSLETKRAAAHENATMEWIDGNFGSKTTMKYPSVYLEGEGAKGTMLSIAVAGEGVNLDSGAQMIHQAKNTSSSIISKSIAHDGGSTDYRGTVKFGRESDGSFAHVECDTILVDDKSSADTIPYNTILNGNVSMEHEAKVSRVSEEQLYYLMTRGISAEKATEMIIMGFVEPFTKELPMEYAVELNRLMKFEMVGSVG